The following proteins are encoded in a genomic region of Musa acuminata AAA Group cultivar baxijiao chromosome BXJ2-11, Cavendish_Baxijiao_AAA, whole genome shotgun sequence:
- the LOC103971758 gene encoding kinesin-like protein KIN-14P isoform X4: MASDSLSVVAEDVLKPHETRTGDIDLASRKEVQAALRRYEAAEWLRKMVGVNGARDLPEEPTEEEFRLGLRNGIVLCNALNKVQPGAVPKVVEAPADSALLPDGAALSAYQYFENLRNFLVSMEELGLPTFEASDLEGGGKGSRVVNCVLALKSYGDNKQMGRNGSCKYGGILKPSTSGKYFVRRNSEPFMNSLSRSQSTEKTQDGISVEQNMGVNFSIQSTEMTTSQSLNMLLRAILSDKKPEEVPVIVESMLGRVMQEFERRIASQNEQVKTTTKDLTDGTKSFCKAKNSTEISSICCEKETAKTENSFPSSKDEDFSMSLKDAETSKEKLLKQHLLFDRQKRELQELKGALQTTRAGMELMTTQHAQEFSNLGKHMQVLAQAASGYHKVLEENRKLYNQVQDLKGNIRVYCRVRPFLPRQSSSMSTVGHIDDGNIMIITPSKYGKGHKSFSFNKVFGPFATQEEVFSDTQPLIRSVLDGYNVCIFAYGQTGAGKTYTMSGPKELTEESFGVNYRALNDLFHISKQRKETFCYEIAVQMIEIYNEQVRDLLTNDGPQKRLDIHNSSQKGLAVPNANLVPVTSTTEVIELMNIGQKNRAVSATAMNDRSSRSHSCLTIHVQGRDLASGAVLRGCMHLVDLAGSERVNKSEAKGDRLKEAQHINKSLSALGDVISALAQKSSHIPYRNSKLTQLLQDSLGGQAKTLMFVHISPEADAISETLSTLKFAERVASVELGAAQVNKESGEVKELRQQVASLKAALAKKEGEQIQSTMSSPDIYRLKSGATSPAHPNQMQTMEDFGNIELFSNDAGKGRD, from the exons ATGGCGTCGGATTCCTTGTCGGTGGTGGCGGAGGACGTGCTGAAGCCGCATGAGACACGGACGGGCGACATTGATCTGGCCTCTAGGAAGGAGGTGCAAGCAG CGTTGAGAAGGTACGAGGCAGCCGAATGGCTGAGGAAGATGGTGGGGGTTAATGGGGCGAGAGATTTGCCGGAAGAGCCCACAGAGGAGGAATTCCGGCTTGGGCTGCGAAATGGGATTGTTCTTTGTAATGCACTCAACAAGGTTCAACCTGGTGCTGTCCCCAAG GTGGTGGAAGCTCCTGCGGATTCGGCTCTCCTCCCAGACGGTGCTGCTCTGTCAGCATATCAGTACTTTGAGAATTTGAGGAACTTCCTCGTCTCCATGGAAGAGTTGGGCCTCCCAACATTTGAGGCGTCCGATTTAGAAGGG GGTGGTAAAGGCTCCAGGGTTGTGAATTGTGTTTTGGCTCTTAAATCCTATGGTGACAATAAACAAATGGGCAGAAATGGTTCCTGCAAGTATGGTGGGATCCTGAAGCCTTCCACCTCTGGCAAGTATTTTGTAAGGAGGAACTCAGAACCTTTCATGAATTCCCTTTCTAGAAGCCAATCAACTGAGAAAACCCAGGATGGCATATCGGTGGAGCAGAACATGGGTGTCAATTTCTCGATACAATCCACTGAAATG ACGACATCACAGTCTCTGAACATGCTTCTGCGTGCCATCCTATCAGATAAGAAGCCTGAAGAAGTCCCAGTG ATTGTGGAGTCAATGTTAGGCAGAGTAATGCAAGAATTTGAGCGCCGAATTGCAAGCCAAAACGAGCAG GTGAAAACAACTACAAAGGATCTAACTGATGGAACAAAATCCTTCTGCAAAGCAAAAAATTCAACAGAAATTTCATCCATTTGTTGTGAAAAAGAG ACGGCGAAGACAGAGAATTCTTTCCCAAGCTCAAAAGATGAGGATTTTAGTATGAGCTTGAAGGATGCAGAAACATCAAAAGAAAAGCTCCTGAAGCAACACTTACTTTTTGATAGACAAAAAAGAGAACTACAG GAACTGAAAGGTGCACTTCAAACAACTAGAGCTGGTATGGAGTTGATGACAACTCAACATGCCCAGGAATTTAGTAATCTTG GGAAGCATATGCAAGTCCTTGCTCAAGCAGCTTCAGGATATCATAAAGTTCTCGAGGAAAACAGAAAGTTATACAATCAAGTGCAGGATCTTAAAG GAAACATTAGGGTGTACTGCCGTGTGAGGCCTTTCTTACCTAGACAATCAAGTAGTATGAGCACTGTTGGTCATATTGACGATGGAAATATTATGATTATCACCCCTTCAAAATATGGGAAAGGACATAAGTCTTTCAGCTTCAACAAAGTCTTTGGCCCGTTTGCCACTCAAG AGGAGGTTTTCTCTGACACACAGCCTTTGATTCGTTCTGTTCTCGATGGTTACAACGTCTGCATCTTTGCATATGGACAAACTGGAGCAGGGAAAACCTATACAATG AGTGGACCAAAAGAACTTACAGAAGAGAGTTTTGGAGTAAACTACAGAGCATTAAATGACTTGTTTCATATCTCAAAGCAGAGGAAGGAGACATTTTGTTATGAAATTGCTGTTCAGATGATTGAGATATATAATGAGCAAGTTAGGGATCTCCTTACCAATGATGGTCCCCAGAAAAG ATTAGATATTCATAATAGTTCTCAGAAAGGACTTGCTGTGCCTAACGCAAACTTGGTTCCTGTCACATCAACAACAGAGGTTATTGAATTAATGAACATTGGTCAGAAGAATCGTGCTGTTAGTGCAACTGCGATGAATGACCGTAGCAGTCGTTCTCACAG TTGCCTGACCATTCATGTTCAAGGAAGAGATTTGGCATCTGGGGCTGTTCTTAGAGGCTGTATGCATCTAGTTGATTTGGCAGGTAGTGAGAGAGTCAATAAATCTGAAGCTAAAGGAGACAGGCTAAAGGAAGCACAACATATCAACAAATCTCTATCAGCTTTAGGAGATGTAATATCTGCCCTTGCTCAAAAGAGTTCACATATCCCTTACAGGAATAGCAAACTTACACAACTACTACAAGACTCTCTAG GAGGGCAAGCTAAAACATTGATGTTTGTCCACATAAGCCCTGAGGCAGATGCAATAAGTGAGACTCTAAGCACGCTCAAATTTGCTGAACGGGTTGCATCGGTTGAGCTTGGCGCAGCTCAGGTAAACAAAGAAAGTGGGGAAGTCAAGGAGCTCAGGCAGCAG GTAGCTAGTCTTAAAGCAGCATTAGCTAAGAAAGAGGGTGAGCAGATCCAAAGCACAATGTCTAGTCCTGATATATACAGGCTAAAATCTGGTGCAACATCTCCTGCACATCCAAACCAGATGCAGACGATGGAGGATTTTGGCAACATAGAG CTGTTCAGCAATGATGCAGGAAAGGGTAGAGATTGA